Proteins encoded in a region of the Stieleria neptunia genome:
- a CDS encoding serine/threonine-protein kinase: MTHAVSAALHKNPDEVSLTAIESGSVKFIFETSETSPDAIREAAKLLEYHIRELLDLAPNSQDSCIRLQIENVRRSGVQPFPRDRTTTIKPGESPNTDLQEHLTSKEHWVSPNGFLILRQLSAGAFGDQYVAFDREAKREVALKRLHPRHSHDRTAQRLFVRNAQIVANLQHPGILPMLKIAQDQASLPYYTTPLVRGSNLHVQMEIEREQAEDNESYAAGIRRSILRFADVCTTVSYVHSQGVLHLDIKPSNIIVGEFNQTYLVDWDCLRVFDSNKRSHVEQEDLDLEADDWTLGTVAFASPEQMTDRRVSIDPTADVFSLGATLYEMLTSHPPRHRGSRLTDPIESPRLFDRRIPVQLERICLKSLEIAPSRRYQTVEELRSEIERWLSGDSLTSRVLKRRLLTLRLAATCCIAALVAILFFFISRETQLTTTLAAVGSRLTTAESQLRAYKRPPTEPVALSTIRASDPILGAALTPEGSDLAIVTHNALLLDKGRVAIELARDYGFWGSVAISPSSLRAAVATREPGQPEFLSQSTVISIYQRTGRFSSFTVDERVHQIEFCNDEQLVVASTSGVTIFDLEGDAKSKLSTRPRNFAISPIETSLAVTTIDGRTLSWNWSTSTVREFDAGSNRRHEAVVAYSHDGSSFCTSDMKGALHVFLVARNDHRQLPGCYGIVGGAFLSNRHLVVVDYECRVYLWDLESLRLVQMTSPKTLQRVVDVARNGMQIATIDSEENERIITIWSFQDFANGFL; this comes from the coding sequence GTGACTCATGCTGTATCTGCGGCATTGCACAAGAATCCTGATGAAGTTTCGCTTACCGCAATAGAATCTGGCAGCGTTAAGTTCATCTTTGAAACATCGGAAACGAGTCCAGACGCCATTCGAGAAGCAGCGAAATTGCTTGAATACCATATCCGTGAGTTGCTGGACCTAGCCCCCAATTCGCAGGATAGCTGCATCAGGCTCCAGATCGAAAATGTGCGCCGCTCAGGCGTCCAACCTTTCCCGAGAGATCGCACTACGACAATTAAACCGGGCGAATCACCCAATACCGATCTGCAAGAACATTTAACGTCGAAGGAACACTGGGTTTCTCCGAACGGATTCTTAATCCTGCGGCAACTCTCCGCGGGAGCTTTTGGTGATCAATATGTGGCATTTGACCGGGAAGCGAAACGTGAAGTTGCCCTCAAAAGGCTACATCCGAGGCATTCACACGACAGAACCGCGCAAAGGCTATTCGTGCGCAACGCCCAAATCGTGGCAAATCTTCAGCATCCCGGTATATTACCTATGCTTAAGATCGCTCAAGATCAGGCGTCGCTACCATATTACACAACACCTCTGGTGCGCGGAAGTAACCTCCATGTCCAGATGGAAATCGAGCGTGAACAAGCTGAAGATAATGAATCCTACGCGGCTGGAATTAGGCGATCGATATTGCGGTTTGCGGACGTTTGCACAACCGTGAGCTACGTGCATAGCCAGGGCGTCCTGCACTTAGACATCAAGCCTAGCAATATTATTGTTGGTGAATTCAACCAGACCTACCTAGTCGACTGGGATTGTTTGCGAGTATTTGACAGCAATAAAAGGTCTCACGTCGAACAAGAGGACTTGGATTTGGAAGCCGACGATTGGACCCTTGGAACGGTTGCGTTTGCAAGCCCTGAGCAAATGACTGATCGACGCGTCTCAATTGACCCAACGGCTGATGTATTTTCCCTTGGCGCAACCCTTTATGAGATGTTAACGAGCCATCCACCGCGACACCGAGGTAGTCGCCTTACAGATCCCATCGAGAGCCCTAGACTTTTCGATCGTAGAATCCCCGTTCAATTGGAGCGAATCTGCCTGAAATCCCTTGAGATTGCCCCGTCCCGTAGGTATCAGACAGTTGAGGAGCTTAGGTCGGAGATCGAGCGGTGGCTGTCTGGCGACTCACTGACGAGCCGCGTGCTCAAGCGCCGTCTCTTAACCCTACGGCTGGCGGCAACATGTTGTATCGCCGCGCTTGTCGCGATCCTCTTTTTCTTCATTAGTCGAGAGACTCAACTCACGACCACCCTTGCTGCGGTCGGATCCCGACTTACAACGGCCGAATCCCAACTCCGGGCTTACAAGCGGCCGCCGACTGAGCCCGTCGCACTAAGTACCATCCGAGCGAGCGACCCCATTTTGGGAGCAGCACTTACACCCGAAGGGTCGGACCTAGCAATAGTTACTCACAATGCGCTCTTGCTAGACAAAGGACGAGTAGCGATCGAGCTCGCACGTGACTATGGATTCTGGGGCTCAGTCGCCATTTCTCCAAGCAGCCTGCGAGCGGCGGTGGCGACACGGGAGCCAGGTCAACCGGAGTTTCTAAGCCAATCAACCGTCATATCGATTTATCAACGAACCGGCAGATTCAGTAGTTTTACCGTTGATGAACGTGTACATCAAATCGAGTTTTGCAATGACGAACAATTGGTCGTCGCCAGCACGTCTGGGGTAACCATTTTCGACCTAGAAGGTGACGCTAAATCGAAATTAAGTACTCGACCTCGCAATTTCGCTATCTCGCCAATAGAGACCTCTCTTGCTGTCACGACAATTGACGGTAGAACGCTCTCATGGAATTGGAGCACTTCAACGGTTCGCGAATTTGATGCAGGTAGTAATAGGCGGCACGAGGCCGTCGTCGCTTATTCACACGATGGCAGTTCTTTTTGCACTTCGGATATGAAAGGGGCCTTGCATGTATTTTTGGTTGCGAGGAACGACCACCGGCAATTACCGGGGTGTTATGGTATCGTTGGAGGTGCTTTTCTTTCAAATCGTCACCTCGTAGTAGTTGATTATGAATGCCGGGTCTATCTGTGGGATCTAGAAAGTCTAAGACTGGTTCAGATGACAAGCCCGAAAACACTGCAGCGCGTTGTTGACGTTGCGCGTAATGGAATGCAAATAGCCACGATCGATAGCGAAGAAAACGAGCGTATCATTACCATTTGGAGTTTTCAAGATTTCGCGAACGGTTTCCTTTAG
- a CDS encoding methyltransferase — translation MEDKTTSYPFIRPDRQIALDGAPSTWPEPSSLEDRDTITVDRAEDMDGPDHRFIIRRYDLVETLDARLGEVTDIDHEDRSVTITLETGETETRPAIEVFPTAATELPERESKPADTSTVEAKTPTASPSEDAEGLIRPDRQITFPDARGHWEWPDPGEHHDRDTITVDRVSDLDGATPHRFVIKRGDTVNAWFSSKRTEPGKVVGISHANNQVRVQFPDAIRDTEGIEFHVGQIYPAAEPTPAKPDGAVPLSSIIEKVNAKHGSKLTIADRVPLPAPPRAVLKFLEEHEGKQFTDIDLREQFGQSDFNPFDPLKNEVNQSLKTLRDKGKIHVEEPDFGAARFSVLALPEKASELTQAHCPDHLTGAEVKALFRKYHQTISEFAKRCGFTQKHVREVQERGLKDQHSVRDWLEAMLPNDHPKKAAPTPQAPKQSESYTFDDHKEYVRKLQDGTVTLVEVKQGFSRLLEDKDEFIADLKKRFKADKLKLLASRLGDWNARSQNKGENAASIHRKMLMDFHLKDSFSYQMGQDPDEQLALQVLAQTDEDVTRYVESRNDAREAREKELTNPETLREFRAFIDEKGQDALSKEQLATWDKLNADLSRERRKESKQSSNVGQFQAEEIGDLELTLVEGHHSKKNIPLFIVQMGARVERSTFVELKNKAKMLGGWYSSFVKAQAGFQFYDQETAERFISLTQGDVDRTDVLEARKARKEQTASERLHELATDMLTKADETIEASKDAIQNTARRADIQAGVRGRAYASQALARSIHSIAEALSNGEANYLDGIRHRTHVESLDTVLNLSRRARVRSIKQSEGEGDFAFYERRGNEEGKPYSEDDIRHAEYPYPSLYKRHLYEAIEHCKGKSGQKQAAARMEKRLRYEKEEYVTFSEGHDIRQVTDLIARAKATGFDGDYLDRSLEQFSRLRRANIFDIHELRAALREYIPHSSSVRGDDPVQIAERELVGKKIPGFFPTPAAVIEEMLERADIGQGHRVLEPSCGKGDIVQSVKRAQPDVGITAIELNRTLEDVLSAKGIDATFGDFLEHEGAYDRILMNPPFENGADIDHVRKAVDLLAADGRLVAIMSEGPFFRSDRKAEAFREWLEELGGESEQLPENAFNGADAFRQTGVRTRIVTIGK, via the coding sequence ATGGAAGACAAAACAACAAGCTATCCGTTTATTCGGCCAGACCGACAAATCGCCCTCGATGGAGCTCCAAGCACTTGGCCAGAGCCAAGCAGCCTTGAAGACAGAGACACCATCACGGTTGACCGAGCGGAAGACATGGATGGACCGGACCACCGCTTCATTATCCGACGCTATGACCTGGTGGAAACATTGGACGCCCGGCTCGGAGAAGTCACCGACATTGACCACGAGGACCGCTCGGTGACCATCACGCTCGAGACCGGCGAGACCGAAACACGGCCAGCTATCGAGGTGTTTCCAACCGCTGCAACCGAGCTCCCAGAACGCGAGAGCAAACCGGCCGACACCTCGACTGTCGAAGCGAAAACACCCACCGCTTCACCTTCAGAAGATGCAGAAGGGCTCATCCGACCAGACAGGCAGATTACGTTCCCAGATGCCCGAGGACACTGGGAGTGGCCCGACCCCGGCGAGCACCATGACCGAGACACCATCACCGTTGACCGAGTTAGCGACCTGGATGGAGCCACCCCGCATCGCTTTGTCATCAAGCGGGGTGACACCGTTAACGCCTGGTTCTCTTCGAAGAGAACGGAGCCAGGGAAAGTAGTCGGAATTAGCCACGCAAACAACCAGGTTCGAGTCCAGTTTCCAGACGCGATTCGAGACACAGAAGGTATCGAATTCCACGTTGGCCAAATTTACCCAGCAGCGGAACCAACCCCAGCGAAACCAGATGGAGCCGTACCACTCAGCTCGATTATCGAGAAGGTGAACGCGAAGCACGGATCCAAACTCACCATAGCAGACAGGGTTCCCCTACCCGCTCCTCCACGTGCCGTTCTCAAGTTCTTAGAAGAGCACGAAGGGAAACAGTTCACGGACATCGACCTACGCGAACAGTTTGGACAGTCCGACTTCAACCCGTTCGACCCTCTAAAAAACGAGGTGAACCAGTCTCTAAAAACACTTCGAGACAAAGGGAAGATTCACGTTGAAGAACCGGACTTCGGAGCAGCCAGGTTCTCAGTGCTAGCACTCCCGGAGAAAGCTTCGGAGCTCACCCAGGCCCATTGCCCGGACCACCTAACAGGAGCCGAAGTAAAAGCACTCTTCAGGAAGTACCACCAGACCATCAGCGAATTCGCAAAGAGGTGCGGATTCACCCAGAAGCACGTTCGAGAAGTGCAAGAGCGTGGCCTCAAAGACCAGCACTCCGTAAGGGACTGGCTGGAAGCGATGCTTCCCAATGACCATCCAAAGAAGGCTGCACCCACACCCCAGGCACCGAAGCAATCGGAGTCGTACACCTTTGACGACCACAAGGAGTACGTCCGGAAACTCCAAGACGGAACGGTAACCCTGGTGGAAGTGAAACAGGGATTCTCCAGGCTACTTGAAGACAAAGATGAATTCATCGCTGACCTAAAGAAACGCTTCAAAGCAGACAAGCTGAAGCTTCTCGCTTCTCGCCTTGGAGACTGGAACGCCCGAAGCCAGAACAAGGGAGAGAACGCAGCTTCCATCCACCGGAAGATGTTGATGGATTTTCACCTGAAAGACTCATTCAGCTACCAGATGGGACAGGACCCGGACGAGCAGCTCGCTCTCCAGGTACTCGCTCAAACCGATGAAGACGTCACCCGCTACGTCGAATCGAGGAATGACGCACGGGAAGCGCGAGAAAAGGAACTCACCAACCCCGAAACGCTCCGCGAATTCCGGGCGTTCATCGACGAGAAGGGACAAGACGCCCTATCGAAGGAACAGCTCGCCACTTGGGACAAGCTAAACGCGGACCTGTCGCGAGAGCGACGGAAAGAGAGCAAGCAATCGAGCAATGTCGGCCAGTTTCAGGCTGAAGAAATCGGAGACTTGGAACTCACTCTGGTCGAAGGACACCACTCAAAGAAGAACATTCCGCTCTTCATCGTACAGATGGGAGCACGAGTAGAACGCTCCACGTTCGTTGAGCTCAAGAATAAAGCCAAGATGCTGGGTGGCTGGTATTCAAGCTTTGTGAAAGCTCAGGCCGGTTTCCAATTCTACGACCAGGAAACCGCAGAACGATTTATCTCGCTCACCCAAGGAGACGTTGACCGAACCGATGTGCTCGAAGCACGAAAAGCCCGGAAGGAACAAACCGCATCCGAAAGGCTTCACGAGCTCGCGACGGACATGCTCACCAAGGCCGACGAAACGATCGAAGCGAGCAAGGACGCTATCCAGAACACAGCCCGAAGAGCTGACATCCAAGCAGGGGTGAGGGGGCGAGCGTACGCAAGCCAAGCACTTGCTCGCTCCATCCACTCGATTGCAGAAGCACTCTCAAACGGTGAAGCGAATTACTTGGACGGCATTCGGCACCGCACCCACGTTGAATCCCTCGATACCGTTCTCAACCTTTCCCGTCGGGCTCGCGTAAGATCCATCAAACAGAGCGAAGGAGAGGGAGATTTCGCTTTCTATGAACGCCGCGGGAACGAAGAAGGGAAACCCTACTCTGAAGATGACATTAGGCACGCTGAGTACCCGTATCCATCTCTCTACAAACGACACCTCTATGAAGCGATTGAGCACTGCAAAGGAAAATCCGGACAGAAACAAGCGGCAGCCAGAATGGAGAAACGGCTGCGCTACGAGAAAGAAGAATACGTGACATTCAGCGAAGGCCACGACATTCGCCAAGTGACGGACTTGATCGCCCGAGCCAAGGCAACCGGATTCGATGGCGACTACCTCGACCGGTCACTAGAGCAATTCAGCAGACTTCGCCGGGCCAACATCTTCGACATTCACGAGCTACGAGCAGCGTTACGAGAATACATCCCGCACTCCTCCAGTGTTAGAGGTGACGACCCGGTGCAGATTGCAGAACGCGAACTCGTCGGAAAGAAAATCCCTGGTTTCTTCCCGACCCCTGCCGCTGTTATCGAAGAAATGCTTGAACGAGCAGACATCGGGCAAGGCCACCGTGTACTTGAACCCTCATGCGGCAAGGGGGACATCGTCCAATCTGTCAAACGAGCTCAACCGGATGTTGGCATCACGGCAATCGAGCTCAACCGAACGCTAGAAGATGTCCTCTCCGCCAAAGGAATTGACGCTACATTTGGAGACTTTCTTGAGCACGAAGGTGCATACGACCGGATTCTCATGAACCCGCCCTTTGAGAACGGGGCTGACATCGACCACGTTCGAAAAGCGGTTGATCTATTGGCAGCAGATGGCCGCTTGGTAGCAATCATGAGCGAAGGACCATTCTTCCGTTCTGACAGAAAAGCAGAAGCTTTCAGGGAATGGCTCGAAGAACTCGGTGGAGAGAGCGAGCAACTGCCAGAAAACGCGTTCAACGGAGCCGATGCTTTCCGGCAAACCGGAGTACGCACCAGAATTGTCACCATCGGCAAGTGA
- the mobF gene encoding MobF family relaxase, whose amino-acid sequence MLSIKLIGGSSTEVNYYANLGDAENHDYYSEDGSRPGVYFGAGARKLGLEGEEVSPETFKNLLEGLSPDGKERLVQQRKKGQIKRRAGFDLTFSMSKSYSLAWSQADRETRTELDRRARSALNRTLEFIEEMFGKTRRGKDGVRVEDGKLTFAVFSHDTARGIPGEVPDVNRHFHAVLANVAMREDGSSGAVDARPLFHRRSKMMLGAMFRAELSKELESMGLGTHRAERDGKKASWFELDCVPESLIQASSKRRGEIQKWLRDRGLTGAKAAELAALRTREGKEKWSQEELFTAWRELAKEHGFTREVLDSAIGQAREFVQGRELESSVNAALESLMKSKARFTEIELLESAAVEVQCRGLGINEIRSGVEALLTTSNEIVRLEDDQSGARTFTTREMLELEKRMIGCAQRLNGKHGHAVAPEFVTDILNDYQTLREEQCEAVRFMLSDSDIACVNGVAGSGKTFMLGVARQAWETAGYQVLGTALAAKAARGLEDGSGIQSIHIHKLLRDIEKGEAKLDEKSVVVLDESGMVGTRQMEKLLSVAESAGAKLVLIGDCKQLQAIDAGAAFRGIAEEIGYTSLEEIIRQREVWSRKMVKDLRDGRAEDALSELHSRGGLFIGSDRDEAKKRLVEDWREYAIEKRELKETLVFAGTNIEVRELNRLLQAERKASGEPGEASIEVDGMELFLGDRVMVTRNNNLLCVRNGTLAEVVSIEGEVVSLRLDDGFTVEVDTKDFSHLTLGYAMSVHKGQGVTCENSLIMTGDSMTDREMSYVEGSRAKTVTMLYADELSSGQMAELASRMNVSRQAELAYEYEIG is encoded by the coding sequence TTGCTTTCGATTAAGCTGATCGGCGGTTCATCCACGGAGGTCAACTACTACGCGAATCTGGGCGATGCCGAAAACCACGACTACTACTCGGAAGATGGCTCTCGTCCTGGTGTTTACTTCGGAGCTGGTGCAAGGAAGCTAGGACTCGAAGGGGAGGAGGTCTCCCCGGAGACGTTCAAGAATCTCCTTGAAGGTCTTTCTCCGGATGGAAAAGAACGGCTCGTCCAGCAGCGGAAGAAAGGCCAGATAAAGCGGCGGGCTGGTTTCGACCTGACGTTCTCCATGAGTAAGTCTTACTCTCTCGCCTGGTCACAAGCTGACCGAGAGACGCGAACCGAGCTGGACCGTCGTGCTCGATCGGCACTGAACCGCACGCTTGAATTCATCGAGGAGATGTTCGGGAAGACTCGACGCGGGAAAGATGGGGTTCGCGTCGAAGACGGGAAACTTACTTTCGCGGTCTTCAGTCATGACACGGCTCGGGGAATCCCCGGCGAAGTCCCGGACGTGAACCGCCACTTTCATGCGGTCTTGGCTAATGTTGCGATGCGCGAAGACGGCTCAAGCGGCGCGGTCGATGCTCGCCCTCTGTTTCATCGACGGTCGAAGATGATGCTCGGTGCGATGTTCCGAGCGGAGCTCTCAAAAGAGCTTGAGTCGATGGGGCTTGGCACTCATCGAGCCGAGAGGGACGGCAAGAAGGCTTCCTGGTTTGAGCTGGACTGTGTCCCGGAATCTCTGATTCAAGCATCGAGCAAACGGAGAGGGGAGATACAGAAGTGGCTCCGTGACCGCGGGCTAACGGGCGCGAAGGCTGCGGAATTAGCGGCACTCCGGACGAGGGAAGGTAAAGAAAAGTGGAGCCAAGAAGAACTCTTCACTGCCTGGCGGGAGCTTGCAAAGGAACACGGTTTCACCCGTGAGGTGCTCGATTCTGCAATCGGGCAAGCTCGGGAGTTTGTCCAGGGGCGAGAGCTCGAGTCCTCGGTAAACGCTGCTCTCGAGTCGCTCATGAAATCAAAAGCCCGGTTCACCGAAATCGAGCTTCTAGAATCTGCGGCCGTCGAAGTACAATGCCGTGGTCTTGGAATCAATGAAATTCGTTCCGGGGTCGAAGCACTCCTCACCACGTCGAATGAGATTGTTCGGTTGGAAGACGACCAGTCGGGAGCCCGGACGTTTACGACCAGGGAAATGCTCGAGCTTGAAAAGAGAATGATTGGATGCGCTCAGAGACTCAATGGCAAGCATGGTCATGCGGTCGCTCCGGAGTTCGTAACAGATATCCTGAATGACTATCAGACACTCCGAGAGGAGCAGTGCGAAGCGGTTCGATTCATGCTCTCCGATTCTGATATCGCGTGCGTGAACGGTGTCGCGGGTAGTGGGAAAACGTTCATGCTCGGTGTTGCAAGGCAGGCCTGGGAGACAGCGGGCTACCAGGTGCTCGGGACTGCTCTCGCTGCAAAAGCCGCTCGTGGTTTGGAAGACGGCTCGGGTATCCAGTCGATTCACATCCACAAGCTTCTTCGGGATATCGAGAAAGGGGAAGCAAAGCTCGACGAGAAGTCCGTTGTTGTTTTGGATGAATCGGGAATGGTCGGGACCAGACAAATGGAAAAGCTGCTCTCTGTTGCTGAATCAGCGGGAGCGAAGCTTGTTCTTATCGGGGACTGCAAGCAGCTCCAGGCGATCGACGCGGGGGCCGCATTTCGTGGAATAGCTGAAGAGATTGGGTACACATCGCTTGAGGAAATCATCCGTCAGCGGGAAGTTTGGTCGCGGAAGATGGTCAAAGACTTACGCGATGGGCGGGCTGAAGACGCTCTTTCAGAGCTCCACTCCAGAGGAGGGCTCTTCATCGGCTCTGACCGAGACGAGGCGAAAAAACGTCTGGTCGAAGATTGGCGGGAGTATGCAATCGAGAAGCGAGAGCTCAAAGAGACGCTCGTGTTTGCTGGAACAAACATCGAGGTGCGTGAGCTAAATCGTCTCCTTCAAGCTGAAAGGAAAGCATCTGGGGAGCCCGGAGAAGCGAGCATCGAAGTCGATGGAATGGAGCTCTTTCTCGGAGACCGGGTGATGGTTACCAGGAACAACAATCTACTCTGCGTACGGAACGGAACGCTTGCTGAAGTCGTTTCGATTGAAGGCGAGGTCGTGAGTCTTCGCCTGGATGATGGGTTCACGGTGGAGGTCGATACCAAAGACTTCTCGCATCTGACGCTCGGTTACGCAATGAGCGTCCACAAAGGGCAAGGTGTGACCTGCGAGAATTCCCTTATCATGACGGGAGATTCAATGACTGACAGAGAAATGAGTTACGTTGAAGGCTCTCGGGCCAAGACGGTGACAATGCTTTACGCGGATGAGCTTTCGTCTGGCCAAATGGCTGAATTGGCGTCCAGGATGAACGTCTCTCGGCAGGCTGAGCTCGCGTATGAGTACGAAATTGGGTGA